GAACCGCATGGACGACTCGATCGCCTTCTTCATCGCCCTTCGGAAGGCGACGCGCCGCTCGATCTGGAGCGCCACCGACTCCGCGACGAGCTGCGCGACGATCTCGGGCTTGTGGATCTCGACGATGTTGATGAAGATCTCGCGGCCGGTGCGCTTGGCGATCTCGTCCCGGAGCTTGTCGACCTCGGCTCCCCTCCGGCCGATGACGATCCCCGGGCGGGAGGTGTGGATGTTGATCTTCAGCTTGTTCGCGGCGCGCTCGATCTCGATCGCCGCGACGCCGGCGTGCGATAGGCGGCGCTTCAACTCGGTCCGGAGCCGCAGGTCCTCCAACAGGAGATCGGCGTAGTTCTTGTCGTCGAACCAGCGCGATTGCCAGGTGCGCGTCACGCCGATCCGGAAGCCGAACGGGTGTACCTTCTGACCCACTTCCTACCTCCCGGCCCCGGCAGGAGCCGGTCCCTTTTCGTCCAGTTCGATGGTGATGTGACACGAGCGGCGCAGGATCCGGAAGGCGCGCCCCATCGGGGCCGGCCGGATCCGTTTGAGCGACGGCCCGCCGTCGACCGTCGCCCGGCTGATGAACAGCCGATCGACGTCGACATCCTCCTTCTTCACCCGGGCGTTGGCCACCGCCGACGCCACCACCTTGGAGACGTCTTTCGCGACCCCCTTCTTCGTCACGCGCAGGGTCGCGAGGGCCTCCTCGACCCGCTTTCCGCGGATCAGATCGACGACCAGCCGCGTCTTCTGCGCCGAGCTGCCCAGGTACCGCATCGTTGCTCTCGAGACCATCACCGCGTCCTTCTCCGGCTCAGGAGGCCGTCGTGG
The genomic region above belongs to Candidatus Polarisedimenticolia bacterium and contains:
- the rpsC gene encoding 30S ribosomal protein S3, with amino-acid sequence MGQKVHPFGFRIGVTRTWQSRWFDDKNYADLLLEDLRLRTELKRRLSHAGVAAIEIERAANKLKINIHTSRPGIVIGRRGAEVDKLRDEIAKRTGREIFINIVEIHKPEIVAQLVAESVALQIERRVAFRRAMKKAIESSMRFGAKGVRIRCSGRLGGAEIARTEWYLEGQLPLHTLRADIDYGFAEARTTYGAIGVKIWIYKGEVRARPGVGEERPGDTVGSPGRAGI
- the rplV gene encoding 50S ribosomal protein L22, which produces MVSRATMRYLGSSAQKTRLVVDLIRGKRVEEALATLRVTKKGVAKDVSKVVASAVANARVKKEDVDVDRLFISRATVDGGPSLKRIRPAPMGRAFRILRRSCHITIELDEKGPAPAGAGR